A region of Periplaneta americana isolate PAMFEO1 chromosome 16, P.americana_PAMFEO1_priV1, whole genome shotgun sequence DNA encodes the following proteins:
- the LOC138716395 gene encoding uncharacterized protein has product MLIIFYFLNYVIRLRFIWWVDNYNFLTNSAFAITLQMTTRQERKAKGVYGKWKEHLQLALVAISEGVGVNEAARRYNIPSATLKRYNKRKDAKIRQPGHPLDLPQEVENDLVTYLLQLEKMFYGLTRRSVMQLAYEIAEKNKLATRFNKETKSAGKEWFSGFMKRHPELSLRQPEATSLARASGFNRVVVGKFFDTLEQLVDQHKLTAARIFNMDETSHTVVQRQEKILAQRGKHQVGAISSCERGQNVTGVYVMNASGFFVPPMLIYARKEMMESLTFGAPPNTIFRCQDKGWMDSDTFCE; this is encoded by the exons atgttaataatattttatttcttaaattatgtaataagacttcgtttcatttggtgggtcgacaattacaactttttaacGAATTCTGCTTTCGCCATTACTTTACAGATGACTACAAGACAGGAAAGAAAAGCGAAGGGAGTGTATGGGAAGTGGAAAGAACATCTGCAACTCGCTTTAGTTGCAATATCGGAAGGGGTTGGCGTCAATGAGGCTGCACGAAGGTATAATATACCCAGTGCCACCcttaaaagatacaacaaaaggAAGGATGCTAAAATTAGACAGCCCGGTCACCCACTTGACTTGCCACAAGAGGTGGAAAATGATCTTGTGACATATCTTCTGCAGCTAGAAAAAATGTTCTATGG ACTGACACGGAGAAGTGTTATGCAATTAGCATACGAGATTGCAGAGAAGAATAAACTGGCCACTCGGTTCAACAAGGAAACGAAGTCTGCCGGCAAAGAATGGTTTTCCGGCTTTATGAAGCGCCATCCCGAACTTAGCCTTAGGCAGCCAGAAGCCACATCACTTGCCAGGGCTTCAGGATTCAACAGGGTTGTAGTCGGCAAGTTCTTTGACACATTGGAACAACTTGTCGACCAACACAAATTAACTGCTGCCAGAATATTCAACATGGACGAGACATCCCACACTGTCGTTCAACGCCAAGAGAAGATTTTGGCACAGAGGGGAAAACATCAGGTTGGAGCCATTTCTTCGTGTGAGCGAGGTCAGAATGTGACAGGAGTGTATGTCATGAATGCGAGTGGCTTCTTTGTACCTCCTATGCTGATTTACGCTAGGAAAGAAATGATGGAGTCTCTCACATTTGGAGCACCTCCTAACACCATCTTCCGCTGTCAGGATAAGGGATGGATGGATTCTGACACATTCTGTGAATAG